A part of Sebastes fasciatus isolate fSebFas1 chromosome 10, fSebFas1.pri, whole genome shotgun sequence genomic DNA contains:
- the LOC141775113 gene encoding uncharacterized protein LOC141775113 isoform X10, giving the protein MASGIIGAIGAIGANWDSGASGASWGNEASGANRDSGGNRASGANGASWASGANRASGANRASGANRDSGASGANRDSGASGASWGNEASGANRDSGGNRASGANGASWASGANRASWASGANRASGANRASGASGANRDSGASGASWGNEASGANRDSGGNRASGASWASGASGASGAKEASGDNRASWASGASGAKEASGDNRDSGGNWASGASGANGASWNGIIRWLFFMLLMCLGIVYFTLALSMNSISLDSGPSASLFPSTKQDTALSTYEWMGERMRMLQDKVLRLKRVKEPPGDTMPNFALESQGALVLARLSSETYQCTGPTCFLVSLIRLWRQPVDPSIVTQGGPIVVGRCWPFDGERGHLVIALSHPVTISHVTLGDISKTVSPTGSISSSPKMFAVYGMKTKEDEGTLLGTFLYDQDGESLQTFKLSDQEAGVFSHVKLQVESNWGNPDYTCVYNFRVYGTI; this is encoded by the exons ATGGCCAGCGGGAT CATAGGGGCCATTGGGGCCATTGGGGCCAACT GGGACAGCGGGGCCAGTGGGGCCAGCTGGGGCAACGAGGCCAGCGGGGCCAACAGGGACAGCGGGGGCAACCGGGCCAGTGGGGCCAATGGGGCCAGCTGGGCCAGCGGGGCCAACAGGGCCAGCGGGGCCAACAGGGCCAGCGGGGCCAACAGGGACAGCGGGGCCAGCGGGGCCAACAGGGACAGCGGGGCCAGTGGGGCCAGCTGGGGCAACGAGGCCAGCGGGGCCAACAGGGACAGCGGGGGCAACCGGGCCAGTGGGGCCAATGGGGCCAGCTGGGCCAGCGGGGCCAACAGGGCCAGCTGGGCCAGCGGGGCCAACAGGGCCAGCGGGGCCAACAGGGCCAGCGGGGCCAGCGGGGCCAACAGGGACAGCGGGGCCAGTGGGGCCAGCTGGGGCAACGAGGCCAGCGGGGCCAACAGGGACAGCGGGGGCAACCGGGCCAGTGGGGCCAGCTGGGCCAGCGGGGCCAGCGGGGCCAGCGGGGCCAAAGAGGCCAGCGGGGACAACAGGGCAAGCTGGGCCAGCGGGGCCAGCGGGGCCAAAGAGGCCAGCGGGGACAACAGGGACAGCGGGGGCAACTGGGCCAGTGGGGCCAGTGGGGCCAACGGGGCCAGCTGGAACGGCATTATTCGCTGGCTGTTCTTCATGCTGCTCATGTGTCTTG GAATTGTATACTTCACCCTGGCTCTATCCATGAACAGCATCTCTCTTGACTCAGGAccctcagcgtcacttttcCCATCAACCAAGCAGGATACG GCCTTGAGCACATATGAATGGATGGGGGAGCGGATGAGAATGCTGCAGGACAAGGTGCTGAGGTTAAAGCGGGTCAAGGAGCCACCAGGGGACACTATGCCCAACTTTGCCCTGGAGTCGCAAG gGGCCCTTGTTTTAGCTCGATTGTCCTCGGAAACATACCAATGCACCGGACCAACCTGTTTTCTTGTATCCCTGATACGTCTTTGGAGACAACCTGTAGACCCAAGTATTGTGACTCAG GGAGGACCAATCGTGGTTGGACGCTGCTGGCCATTTGATGGTGAGCGTGGACATTTAGTCATAGCCCTGTCCCACCCAGTGACCATCAGCCATGTGACACTGGGTGACATTTCAAAGACCGTGTCGCCAACTGGCAGCATCTCGAGCAGTCCAAAGATGTTTGCTGTCTAT GGCATGAAGACTAAAGAGGATGAAGGTACCCTACTAGGAACCTTTCTTTATGATCAGGACGGCGAGTCATTGCAGACTTTCAAACTGTCT GATCAGGAAGCAGGTGTCTTCAGCCATGTGAAGCTGCAAGTCGAGAGCAACTGGGGAAATCCTGACTACACTTGCGTGTACAATTTCAGGGTCTATGGGACCATATAG
- the LOC141775113 gene encoding uncharacterized protein LOC141775113 isoform X9 produces the protein MASGIIGAIGAIGANWASGANRDSGASGASWGNEASGANRDSGGNRASGANGASWASGANRASGANRASGANRDSGASGANRDSGASGASWGNEASGANRDSGGNRASGANGASWASGANRASWASGANRASGANRASGASGANRDSGASGASWGNEASGANRDSGGNRASGASWASGASGASGAKEASGDNRASWASGASGAKEASGDNRDSGGNWASGASGANGASWNGIIRWLFFMLLMCLGIVYFTLALSMNSISLDSGPSASLFPSTKQDTALSTYEWMGERMRMLQDKVLRLKRVKEPPGDTMPNFALESQGALVLARLSSETYQCTGPTCFLVSLIRLWRQPVDPSIVTQGGPIVVGRCWPFDGERGHLVIALSHPVTISHVTLGDISKTVSPTGSISSSPKMFAVYGMKTKEDEGTLLGTFLYDQDGESLQTFKLSDQEAGVFSHVKLQVESNWGNPDYTCVYNFRVYGTI, from the exons ATGGCCAGCGGGAT CATAGGGGCCATTGGGGCCATTGGGGCCAACT GGGCCAGCGGGGCCAACAGGGACAGCGGGGCCAGTGGGGCCAGCTGGGGCAACGAGGCCAGCGGGGCCAACAGGGACAGCGGGGGCAACCGGGCCAGTGGGGCCAATGGGGCCAGCTGGGCCAGCGGGGCCAACAGGGCCAGCGGGGCCAACAGGGCCAGCGGGGCCAACAGGGACAGCGGGGCCAGCGGGGCCAACAGGGACAGCGGGGCCAGTGGGGCCAGCTGGGGCAACGAGGCCAGCGGGGCCAACAGGGACAGCGGGGGCAACCGGGCCAGTGGGGCCAATGGGGCCAGCTGGGCCAGCGGGGCCAACAGGGCCAGCTGGGCCAGCGGGGCCAACAGGGCCAGCGGGGCCAACAGGGCCAGCGGGGCCAGCGGGGCCAACAGGGACAGCGGGGCCAGTGGGGCCAGCTGGGGCAACGAGGCCAGCGGGGCCAACAGGGACAGCGGGGGCAACCGGGCCAGTGGGGCCAGCTGGGCCAGCGGGGCCAGCGGGGCCAGCGGGGCCAAAGAGGCCAGCGGGGACAACAGGGCAAGCTGGGCCAGCGGGGCCAGCGGGGCCAAAGAGGCCAGCGGGGACAACAGGGACAGCGGGGGCAACTGGGCCAGTGGGGCCAGTGGGGCCAACGGGGCCAGCTGGAACGGCATTATTCGCTGGCTGTTCTTCATGCTGCTCATGTGTCTTG GAATTGTATACTTCACCCTGGCTCTATCCATGAACAGCATCTCTCTTGACTCAGGAccctcagcgtcacttttcCCATCAACCAAGCAGGATACG GCCTTGAGCACATATGAATGGATGGGGGAGCGGATGAGAATGCTGCAGGACAAGGTGCTGAGGTTAAAGCGGGTCAAGGAGCCACCAGGGGACACTATGCCCAACTTTGCCCTGGAGTCGCAAG gGGCCCTTGTTTTAGCTCGATTGTCCTCGGAAACATACCAATGCACCGGACCAACCTGTTTTCTTGTATCCCTGATACGTCTTTGGAGACAACCTGTAGACCCAAGTATTGTGACTCAG GGAGGACCAATCGTGGTTGGACGCTGCTGGCCATTTGATGGTGAGCGTGGACATTTAGTCATAGCCCTGTCCCACCCAGTGACCATCAGCCATGTGACACTGGGTGACATTTCAAAGACCGTGTCGCCAACTGGCAGCATCTCGAGCAGTCCAAAGATGTTTGCTGTCTAT GGCATGAAGACTAAAGAGGATGAAGGTACCCTACTAGGAACCTTTCTTTATGATCAGGACGGCGAGTCATTGCAGACTTTCAAACTGTCT GATCAGGAAGCAGGTGTCTTCAGCCATGTGAAGCTGCAAGTCGAGAGCAACTGGGGAAATCCTGACTACACTTGCGTGTACAATTTCAGGGTCTATGGGACCATATAG
- the LOC141775113 gene encoding uncharacterized protein LOC141775113 isoform X8, translating to MASGIIGANLAIGANGASGAIGAIGAIGANWASGANRDSGASGASWGNEASGANRDSGGNRASGANGASWASGANRASGANRASGANRDSGASGANRDSGASGASWGNEASGANRDSGGNRASGANGASWASGANRASWASGANRASGANRASGASGANRDSGASGASWGNEASGANRDSGGNRASGASWASGASGASGAKEASGDNRASWASGASGAKEASGDNRDSGGNWASGASGANGASWNGIIRWLFFMLLMCLGIVYFTLALSMNSISLDSGPSASLFPSTKQDTALSTYEWMGERMRMLQDKVLRLKRVKEPPGDTMPNFALESQGALVLARLSSETYQCTGPTCFLVSLIRLWRQPVDPSIVTQGGPIVVGRCWPFDGERGHLVIALSHPVTISHVTLGDISKTVSPTGSISSSPKMFAVYGMKTKEDEGTLLGTFLYDQDGESLQTFKLSDQEAGVFSHVKLQVESNWGNPDYTCVYNFRVYGTI from the exons ATGGCCAGCGGGATCATAGGGGCCAATTTGGCCATAGGGGCCAACGGGGCCAGTGGGGCCATAGGGGCCATTGGGGCCATTGGGGCCAACT GGGCCAGCGGGGCCAACAGGGACAGCGGGGCCAGTGGGGCCAGCTGGGGCAACGAGGCCAGCGGGGCCAACAGGGACAGCGGGGGCAACCGGGCCAGTGGGGCCAATGGGGCCAGCTGGGCCAGCGGGGCCAACAGGGCCAGCGGGGCCAACAGGGCCAGCGGGGCCAACAGGGACAGCGGGGCCAGCGGGGCCAACAGGGACAGCGGGGCCAGTGGGGCCAGCTGGGGCAACGAGGCCAGCGGGGCCAACAGGGACAGCGGGGGCAACCGGGCCAGTGGGGCCAATGGGGCCAGCTGGGCCAGCGGGGCCAACAGGGCCAGCTGGGCCAGCGGGGCCAACAGGGCCAGCGGGGCCAACAGGGCCAGCGGGGCCAGCGGGGCCAACAGGGACAGCGGGGCCAGTGGGGCCAGCTGGGGCAACGAGGCCAGCGGGGCCAACAGGGACAGCGGGGGCAACCGGGCCAGTGGGGCCAGCTGGGCCAGCGGGGCCAGCGGGGCCAGCGGGGCCAAAGAGGCCAGCGGGGACAACAGGGCAAGCTGGGCCAGCGGGGCCAGCGGGGCCAAAGAGGCCAGCGGGGACAACAGGGACAGCGGGGGCAACTGGGCCAGTGGGGCCAGTGGGGCCAACGGGGCCAGCTGGAACGGCATTATTCGCTGGCTGTTCTTCATGCTGCTCATGTGTCTTG GAATTGTATACTTCACCCTGGCTCTATCCATGAACAGCATCTCTCTTGACTCAGGAccctcagcgtcacttttcCCATCAACCAAGCAGGATACG GCCTTGAGCACATATGAATGGATGGGGGAGCGGATGAGAATGCTGCAGGACAAGGTGCTGAGGTTAAAGCGGGTCAAGGAGCCACCAGGGGACACTATGCCCAACTTTGCCCTGGAGTCGCAAG gGGCCCTTGTTTTAGCTCGATTGTCCTCGGAAACATACCAATGCACCGGACCAACCTGTTTTCTTGTATCCCTGATACGTCTTTGGAGACAACCTGTAGACCCAAGTATTGTGACTCAG GGAGGACCAATCGTGGTTGGACGCTGCTGGCCATTTGATGGTGAGCGTGGACATTTAGTCATAGCCCTGTCCCACCCAGTGACCATCAGCCATGTGACACTGGGTGACATTTCAAAGACCGTGTCGCCAACTGGCAGCATCTCGAGCAGTCCAAAGATGTTTGCTGTCTAT GGCATGAAGACTAAAGAGGATGAAGGTACCCTACTAGGAACCTTTCTTTATGATCAGGACGGCGAGTCATTGCAGACTTTCAAACTGTCT GATCAGGAAGCAGGTGTCTTCAGCCATGTGAAGCTGCAAGTCGAGAGCAACTGGGGAAATCCTGACTACACTTGCGTGTACAATTTCAGGGTCTATGGGACCATATAG
- the LOC141775113 gene encoding uncharacterized protein LOC141775113 isoform X7: MASGIIGAIGAIGANWDSGASGASWGNGASWGNEASGANRASGANRDSGASGASWGNEASGANRDSGGNRASGANGASWASGANRASGANRASGANRDSGASGANRDSGASGASWGNEASGANRDSGGNRASGANGASWASGANRASWASGANRASGANRASGASGANRDSGASGASWGNEASGANRDSGGNRASGASWASGASGASGAKEASGDNRASWASGASGAKEASGDNRDSGGNWASGASGANGASWNGIIRWLFFMLLMCLGIVYFTLALSMNSISLDSGPSASLFPSTKQDTALSTYEWMGERMRMLQDKVLRLKRVKEPPGDTMPNFALESQGALVLARLSSETYQCTGPTCFLVSLIRLWRQPVDPSIVTQGGPIVVGRCWPFDGERGHLVIALSHPVTISHVTLGDISKTVSPTGSISSSPKMFAVYGMKTKEDEGTLLGTFLYDQDGESLQTFKLSDQEAGVFSHVKLQVESNWGNPDYTCVYNFRVYGTI; the protein is encoded by the exons ATGGCCAGCGGGAT CATAGGGGCCATTGGGGCCATTGGGGCCAACT GGGACAGCGGGGCCAGTGGGGCCAGCTGGGGCAACGGGGCCAGCTGGGGCAACGAGGCCAGCGGGGCCAACAGGGCCAGCGGGGCCAACAGGGACAGCGGGGCCAGTGGGGCCAGCTGGGGCAACGAGGCCAGCGGGGCCAACAGGGACAGCGGGGGCAACCGGGCCAGTGGGGCCAATGGGGCCAGCTGGGCCAGCGGGGCCAACAGGGCCAGCGGGGCCAACAGGGCCAGCGGGGCCAACAGGGACAGCGGGGCCAGCGGGGCCAACAGGGACAGCGGGGCCAGTGGGGCCAGCTGGGGCAACGAGGCCAGCGGGGCCAACAGGGACAGCGGGGGCAACCGGGCCAGTGGGGCCAATGGGGCCAGCTGGGCCAGCGGGGCCAACAGGGCCAGCTGGGCCAGCGGGGCCAACAGGGCCAGCGGGGCCAACAGGGCCAGCGGGGCCAGCGGGGCCAACAGGGACAGCGGGGCCAGTGGGGCCAGCTGGGGCAACGAGGCCAGCGGGGCCAACAGGGACAGCGGGGGCAACCGGGCCAGTGGGGCCAGCTGGGCCAGCGGGGCCAGCGGGGCCAGCGGGGCCAAAGAGGCCAGCGGGGACAACAGGGCAAGCTGGGCCAGCGGGGCCAGCGGGGCCAAAGAGGCCAGCGGGGACAACAGGGACAGCGGGGGCAACTGGGCCAGTGGGGCCAGTGGGGCCAACGGGGCCAGCTGGAACGGCATTATTCGCTGGCTGTTCTTCATGCTGCTCATGTGTCTTG GAATTGTATACTTCACCCTGGCTCTATCCATGAACAGCATCTCTCTTGACTCAGGAccctcagcgtcacttttcCCATCAACCAAGCAGGATACG GCCTTGAGCACATATGAATGGATGGGGGAGCGGATGAGAATGCTGCAGGACAAGGTGCTGAGGTTAAAGCGGGTCAAGGAGCCACCAGGGGACACTATGCCCAACTTTGCCCTGGAGTCGCAAG gGGCCCTTGTTTTAGCTCGATTGTCCTCGGAAACATACCAATGCACCGGACCAACCTGTTTTCTTGTATCCCTGATACGTCTTTGGAGACAACCTGTAGACCCAAGTATTGTGACTCAG GGAGGACCAATCGTGGTTGGACGCTGCTGGCCATTTGATGGTGAGCGTGGACATTTAGTCATAGCCCTGTCCCACCCAGTGACCATCAGCCATGTGACACTGGGTGACATTTCAAAGACCGTGTCGCCAACTGGCAGCATCTCGAGCAGTCCAAAGATGTTTGCTGTCTAT GGCATGAAGACTAAAGAGGATGAAGGTACCCTACTAGGAACCTTTCTTTATGATCAGGACGGCGAGTCATTGCAGACTTTCAAACTGTCT GATCAGGAAGCAGGTGTCTTCAGCCATGTGAAGCTGCAAGTCGAGAGCAACTGGGGAAATCCTGACTACACTTGCGTGTACAATTTCAGGGTCTATGGGACCATATAG